A region from the Paenarthrobacter aurescens genome encodes:
- a CDS encoding alpha/beta fold hydrolase, whose protein sequence is MNFAEAADGTELAWTSEGEGEPMLLIAGQATSMDGWGPTAALLSRYYRVIRFDHRGIGRSGKGEAGRYTTRLLAEDAVTVLDAAGADLAHVYGHSMGGRIGQWLAIDYPQKVRTLTLAATSGGKWPEPGTQPNPAALDALTSGDMSRLEPLFFAAEWVHANPQATHTFFNSRASAWAKARHFRASREHDAWSRLSEIQAPTLILHGTEDPLTPLPNALLLREHIRGSVLVRVPGAGHGLHLDHPETVEWIRQFIARKSG, encoded by the coding sequence GTGAACTTTGCTGAGGCCGCCGACGGCACTGAACTCGCCTGGACCTCAGAAGGCGAGGGCGAGCCAATGCTGCTCATTGCAGGACAGGCCACGTCCATGGACGGTTGGGGCCCGACGGCGGCACTCCTGTCCCGCTATTACCGCGTCATCCGCTTCGATCACCGGGGGATTGGGCGGAGTGGGAAGGGCGAAGCGGGGCGTTACACCACGAGGCTCCTCGCGGAGGATGCTGTGACCGTTCTCGACGCCGCCGGAGCGGATTTAGCACACGTGTACGGGCACTCCATGGGAGGGCGGATCGGCCAGTGGCTGGCCATCGACTACCCGCAAAAAGTCCGCACCCTGACCCTCGCCGCAACGAGCGGGGGGAAGTGGCCCGAGCCCGGAACCCAGCCGAATCCAGCCGCGTTGGACGCATTGACCAGCGGAGATATGTCCCGGCTTGAACCGCTATTCTTCGCTGCCGAGTGGGTCCACGCCAATCCTCAAGCCACACACACCTTCTTCAACTCCCGGGCATCGGCGTGGGCCAAGGCGCGGCACTTCAGGGCCAGCCGCGAGCACGATGCTTGGAGTCGGCTCAGCGAAATCCAAGCCCCGACGCTGATCCTCCACGGTACTGAAGATCCGTTGACGCCCTTGCCCAATGCGCTCCTTCTGCGGGAGCATATCCGTGGCTCGGTACTGGTGCGTGTGCCCGGAGCGGGTCACGGCCTGCACCTGGACCATCCTGAGACGGTTGAGTGGATCCGGCAGTTCATTGCCAGAAAGAGCGGCTAA
- a CDS encoding helix-turn-helix domain-containing protein produces MVFHRVNQFAGHTKLAMMYEQKPSSSPAINSVWRAFVEEPDIYTDPANEFWGLAFTRHSDATLRAELIGPSLQPRVLESIQGDNYWGVEFRSHVVIDGASKQSILGETVELAVDGDFFEFLGRQYSIPEYEGLEAFVGRLLDDGAIVSRDDVGRSLAGDIGGYSPRSWQRHIRWVTGLSRKQIEQLERARAAFFLLQSGYSASSAAAAAGYADQAHMSRSLRLLRSETPAQIIARHVAD; encoded by the coding sequence ATGGTCTTCCATCGCGTGAACCAGTTCGCCGGGCACACTAAGCTGGCGATGATGTATGAGCAGAAGCCCAGCTCGTCGCCGGCCATCAACTCCGTGTGGCGGGCCTTCGTTGAAGAACCAGATATCTATACGGACCCGGCCAACGAGTTCTGGGGCCTGGCCTTCACGCGTCACAGTGACGCAACGCTCCGAGCGGAGCTGATCGGCCCGTCATTGCAGCCGCGGGTTCTCGAGAGCATCCAAGGCGACAACTACTGGGGCGTTGAATTCCGGTCCCATGTGGTCATCGATGGCGCGTCGAAGCAAAGCATCCTCGGGGAAACCGTGGAGCTAGCGGTGGACGGAGACTTCTTCGAATTCCTCGGACGGCAGTACAGCATCCCGGAGTACGAAGGCCTGGAGGCTTTCGTTGGGCGCCTGCTCGACGACGGCGCAATCGTCAGTCGCGACGACGTCGGCAGGTCCCTGGCTGGCGACATCGGCGGATACTCGCCGCGCAGTTGGCAACGCCATATCCGTTGGGTCACCGGCCTGAGCCGTAAACAGATCGAACAGCTGGAACGCGCACGCGCCGCCTTCTTTCTGCTTCAGAGCGGGTACTCCGCGAGCTCAGCCGCCGCGGCTGCGGGATACGCGGACCAAGCCCATATGTCCCGCTCTTTGCGTCTGCTCCGATCTGAAACTCCAGCACAGATCATTGCCCGCCACGTCGCGGATTGA
- a CDS encoding MOSC domain-containing protein, whose translation MTADYRYDVEVLHLLVSPSHAYFGRAREGAADVPTTDADQAELVAGKGIVGDRFFGKAAHMDAAVTLFAMEALESIAAELGAGPFDPLLTRRNVVLRGVELAPLLGHEFTLESSGDEVRLKAGRPAHPCAWMDEMLAPGAHKAMRGRGGVRCQVVAGGILHRGPAVLVSPVQLEPEKAGEANVLRPSRLP comes from the coding sequence ATGACCGCTGACTACAGATACGACGTCGAGGTACTGCACCTTTTGGTATCGCCGTCCCACGCCTACTTTGGCCGCGCCCGTGAGGGTGCCGCGGACGTACCGACTACTGACGCGGATCAGGCAGAACTGGTCGCAGGCAAAGGGATTGTCGGTGACAGGTTCTTCGGCAAAGCCGCCCACATGGATGCCGCAGTGACCTTATTTGCGATGGAAGCCCTCGAATCCATCGCGGCTGAGCTGGGGGCTGGGCCCTTCGATCCTCTGTTGACGCGGCGGAACGTTGTCCTTCGCGGAGTGGAGCTGGCTCCCTTGCTGGGGCACGAGTTCACTCTTGAATCCAGCGGAGATGAGGTGCGTTTGAAGGCGGGGCGCCCGGCCCACCCCTGCGCCTGGATGGACGAAATGCTCGCCCCGGGCGCCCATAAAGCGATGCGAGGGCGTGGCGGCGTCCGATGCCAAGTGGTTGCTGGCGGGATCCTTCACCGCGGTCCGGCCGTCTTGGTCAGCCCTGTGCAGCTCGAGCCGGAAAAGGCCGGGGAGGCCAACGTGCTGCGGCCGTCGCGGTTGCCGTGA
- a CDS encoding CCA tRNA nucleotidyltransferase, with protein MTTIHDLIHLTPEARRVLESLRTAGGRPLIVGGSVRDALLSRARGVEVDSKDIDIEVYGLTAAQVTAALPGHVMEVGQHFGIVSATVGGQVFDVSLPRQESETEAFARRDFTINAMGWDDRSGDVVDPFGGQRDLAAGQLRHTSTAFGDDPLRVLRAMQLSGRFGFELVPETAQLCRSLAPVFADLPKARIWGEFYKLASKGTYISKALETLHISGWEEHFPELAATRGVPQDPEWHPEGDVHTHLGLAGDQAARIARREQLDAHGTATLVLAAVTHDLGKALSTIIDAKDRISSNGHNVTGVEPARSFLHRIGAPGRYEDKILPLIREHMCHTPEGHHGTISDSAVRRLIRRLDHANGGPSLEDWARLVEADKEGRGAGARQGVNHLPTWLSKAEMLGKERMVGTTLLKGAALADADIPRGRLWQFVIEQSRDAQDDGLFSDEDGAAAWLHANRDTVVAEAVRRLDEFQARK; from the coding sequence ATCACAACCATTCACGATCTCATCCACCTCACTCCCGAAGCCCGGCGAGTACTTGAAAGCCTGCGGACTGCGGGTGGCCGTCCACTCATCGTTGGAGGGTCCGTCCGGGACGCGTTGCTCTCCCGCGCCCGCGGCGTGGAGGTGGACTCGAAGGACATCGACATTGAGGTCTATGGGTTGACCGCCGCTCAGGTGACGGCAGCACTGCCTGGTCACGTCATGGAAGTGGGGCAGCACTTCGGGATCGTCTCCGCCACGGTGGGTGGCCAAGTCTTCGACGTGTCACTACCTCGCCAAGAGTCCGAGACTGAGGCCTTTGCCCGCCGGGACTTCACCATCAATGCCATGGGCTGGGATGACAGGAGCGGGGACGTTGTGGACCCCTTTGGGGGACAACGTGACCTGGCCGCGGGCCAGCTACGCCACACCAGCACGGCGTTTGGAGACGACCCGCTCAGAGTGCTGCGGGCCATGCAGTTAAGCGGTCGCTTTGGGTTTGAACTAGTCCCGGAAACTGCGCAGTTGTGCAGGAGCCTTGCGCCCGTTTTTGCCGACCTGCCCAAAGCGAGGATCTGGGGTGAGTTTTACAAGCTGGCCTCCAAGGGCACCTACATCTCCAAGGCACTGGAGACCCTGCACATTTCCGGTTGGGAGGAACATTTCCCCGAGCTGGCCGCCACCCGCGGAGTGCCACAGGATCCAGAATGGCACCCCGAGGGCGACGTGCACACCCACCTCGGATTGGCCGGAGACCAAGCAGCCCGCATCGCTAGGCGCGAGCAACTGGATGCCCACGGAACAGCTACCTTGGTACTGGCCGCCGTCACCCACGACCTCGGCAAAGCACTATCCACCATTATCGATGCCAAGGACAGGATCAGCTCCAACGGGCACAACGTCACTGGTGTTGAGCCGGCGCGGAGTTTCCTGCACAGGATTGGAGCGCCCGGACGATACGAAGACAAGATCCTGCCACTCATCCGGGAGCACATGTGCCACACCCCGGAAGGCCACCACGGAACCATTAGTGATTCGGCGGTCCGCAGGCTGATTCGACGCTTGGATCACGCCAACGGCGGACCATCACTGGAGGACTGGGCTCGGCTGGTGGAAGCGGACAAAGAAGGACGCGGGGCAGGGGCCCGGCAGGGCGTCAATCACTTGCCGACCTGGCTCTCGAAGGCCGAGATGCTCGGCAAAGAGCGGATGGTGGGCACCACCTTGCTGAAAGGTGCCGCCCTGGCTGACGCCGACATCCCGCGTGGACGGCTGTGGCAGTTCGTGATTGAGCAGAGCCGGGATGCCCAGGATGACGGTCTGTTCAGCGACGAGGATGGTGCGGCGGCCTGGCTTCATGCAAACCGAGACACCGTTGTGGCCGAGGCGGTACGAAGGCTGGACGAGTTCCAGGCACGGAAGTAA
- a CDS encoding helix-turn-helix transcriptional regulator — MKNNLAERRAERHWTQADLAAVLGVSRQTVISIEREKFDASLPLAFQIARTFDCSIEDIFIAD; from the coding sequence ATGAAGAACAACCTCGCGGAGCGTCGCGCCGAACGGCACTGGACACAAGCGGATCTGGCTGCGGTGCTCGGAGTTTCCCGGCAGACTGTGATCTCCATCGAGAGGGAGAAGTTTGATGCATCTCTTCCGTTGGCGTTCCAGATTGCCAGGACCTTTGACTGCAGCATCGAGGACATCTTTATCGCTGATTGA
- a CDS encoding glyoxalase/bleomycin resistance/extradiol dioxygenase family protein: MSIPKAPEGYNTVNSFIITEDAPGMISFLTTVFRAQAIPEAHTLDDDGLILHSELKVGDSTVMVAERKPDWPFTPSLLQVYVDDLDATLASAIGLGATVVTAPTEFFGDRLSRVVDPWSNLWWIYQHSGEAPEWVDSATDWGDVSLDNEDASWAAEASPELVYIHDTLLTTMKGLGR, translated from the coding sequence ATGAGCATTCCCAAAGCCCCGGAGGGGTACAACACGGTCAACTCCTTCATCATCACTGAGGACGCGCCCGGGATGATCTCTTTCCTCACCACAGTCTTCAGGGCACAAGCGATACCCGAGGCCCACACCCTTGACGACGACGGTCTGATCCTCCATTCCGAACTCAAAGTAGGCGACTCAACGGTGATGGTGGCTGAGAGGAAACCGGACTGGCCGTTCACCCCCAGCCTTTTGCAGGTCTATGTGGATGATCTTGACGCGACACTGGCAAGTGCCATTGGTCTTGGAGCGACCGTGGTGACTGCTCCCACCGAATTCTTCGGCGATCGCCTTTCGCGCGTCGTGGACCCCTGGAGCAATTTGTGGTGGATCTACCAACACAGCGGGGAAGCGCCTGAATGGGTTGACAGTGCCACTGACTGGGGCGACGTGAGCCTTGACAATGAAGACGCCTCCTGGGCCGCAGAAGCCAGCCCGGAACTCGTGTACATCCACGACACCTTGCTCACCACAATGAAGGGCCTGGGGCGCTGA